A portion of the Ammoniphilus sp. CFH 90114 genome contains these proteins:
- a CDS encoding DUF2512 family protein: MREYKEGESMDLRKRVTINLLYKILLFPSVIYGAEQILPTQLQYSSWVPAAVLSTLFIFIGVVADETILPLFGNELATIQGSLFMTATTWMLPFIHPGNVITLPGAAAIGISLGIIEYAMHGWIVKQRRLHQTHS; this comes from the coding sequence ATGAGAGAATATAAAGAGGGTGAGTCTATGGACCTAAGAAAAAGAGTGACTATTAACCTATTATATAAGATCCTATTATTTCCAAGTGTGATCTATGGTGCAGAGCAGATTCTTCCCACACAACTTCAATATTCGTCATGGGTTCCTGCGGCAGTGCTTAGCACGCTCTTTATCTTCATTGGAGTGGTAGCGGATGAAACGATTCTTCCCCTGTTTGGGAATGAGCTAGCGACGATCCAAGGAAGCTTGTTTATGACTGCGACCACGTGGATGTTGCCCTTTATCCATCCAGGGAATGTAATCACTCTGCCAGGAGCAGCGGCAATTGGTATAAGCCTTGGCATCATCGAATATGCGATGCATGGGTGGATAGTAAAACAGAGAAGGTTGCATCAAACTCACAGCTAG
- a CDS encoding PAS domain-containing protein produces the protein MEIAKVISTISGDWVEFWDNRLDEFICLVDRSGKTRYVSFGIQNVLGYNPEEIIGTQAFRLMDEGTQQTVFHHYEEFLETKRSVEFQYRSWTKKGEPVTLHCKTFVVISEGRSIGVISIIQRAERAKQYPQLFEAISTLLEQMIEGKPL, from the coding sequence TTGGAAATTGCAAAAGTCATTAGTACAATATCTGGGGATTGGGTTGAATTTTGGGATAATCGACTAGATGAGTTTATCTGTCTGGTTGATCGCTCAGGGAAGACACGCTACGTTTCTTTTGGCATTCAGAATGTACTAGGATATAATCCAGAGGAGATTATCGGAACCCAAGCGTTCCGGCTTATGGATGAAGGAACCCAGCAGACTGTATTTCATCATTATGAGGAATTTCTCGAGACGAAGAGGAGTGTAGAATTCCAATATCGATCCTGGACGAAAAAAGGGGAGCCAGTTACCCTTCATTGTAAGACGTTCGTTGTCATTTCCGAAGGTCGCTCAATCGGTGTAATCAGTATTATTCAGCGTGCGGAACGCGCCAAACAATATCCGCAGCTGTTTGAGGCTATCTCTACCTTGCTTGAACAGATGATAGAGGGAAAGCCTCTATGA
- a CDS encoding helix-turn-helix domain-containing protein, giving the protein MHARAFGDFLRESRLQQKLSIRKLERLSGVSNAYISQIENGNRGIPSPEILRKIAEPLGLSYEELLEKAGYVDTPTSDSMDLEEVFKNISITFKGRELNDHQKNSMLNFVKTLIEMSEEDS; this is encoded by the coding sequence ATGCACGCGCGAGCTTTTGGCGACTTTTTACGAGAGTCTAGACTTCAGCAAAAATTATCGATTCGAAAACTTGAACGTCTTAGCGGCGTGTCCAATGCCTATATCTCCCAGATTGAAAACGGGAACCGTGGCATCCCTTCCCCCGAGATCCTCCGTAAAATAGCAGAGCCTCTTGGCCTTTCTTATGAAGAGTTATTGGAAAAAGCGGGATACGTGGATACCCCCACATCTGATTCTATGGACTTAGAAGAGGTCTTTAAAAATATTTCGATCACCTTCAAGGGCAGGGAATTAAATGATCATCAAAAGAATTCGATGTTGAATTTTGTGAAAACGCTTATCGAAATGTCCGAGGAAGATTCATAG
- the brnQ gene encoding branched-chain amino acid transport system II carrier protein, giving the protein MQRLSNKETFMIGSMLFALFFGAGNMIFPPALGQAAGTNMSIAILGFLVTGVGLPLLAVAAIARFEGNLQILASRVHPWFAVVFTLMVFLAIGPFLGIPRTATVAFEMGALPFLPVGTNPQGGLLFVYTLLYFGLTFWLSLNPSKLVERIGKVITPVLLVVIGILVVRTIFSPLNTFGPPADAYVSSPFFTGFIEGYFTLDALGALVFGIVVITAIRERGLTDTRGVTSATIKAGFIAATGLSLVYVALGYLGAASRELLGPMSNGGEILSGVVGHLLGWVGIGLLGLAITLACLTTSVGLVTACGEYFVKLMPRSFSYQALVGGLCLFSMGLANLGLNQILAYSVPLLIGLYPLAMVLIVLSFFDRWLVKTYVYSGAMIGTGLVSIVDSLQRMVLDISQVVSWYEWLPLYEQGLGWLVPALIGGLLGYFVPVNRTREEKKVA; this is encoded by the coding sequence ATGCAACGTTTGTCAAATAAAGAAACTTTTATGATTGGTTCCATGCTGTTTGCCCTGTTCTTCGGCGCAGGAAATATGATTTTCCCCCCTGCCTTGGGACAAGCAGCCGGGACAAATATGAGCATCGCCATCCTTGGCTTTTTAGTGACGGGGGTTGGACTGCCTCTGTTGGCCGTGGCAGCCATTGCTCGCTTTGAGGGTAATCTGCAAATTCTCGCCAGCCGGGTCCATCCTTGGTTTGCTGTGGTGTTTACGTTGATGGTTTTTCTGGCGATCGGTCCGTTCTTAGGCATTCCGCGCACCGCGACCGTGGCCTTCGAGATGGGGGCATTGCCTTTCCTACCTGTAGGGACTAATCCACAAGGTGGGCTGTTATTCGTTTATACCCTTCTGTACTTTGGGCTAACCTTCTGGCTGTCTTTGAATCCTTCTAAATTAGTGGAGAGAATCGGGAAAGTGATCACCCCCGTGCTGCTCGTGGTCATTGGAATCCTTGTGGTGCGTACGATTTTTTCTCCATTAAATACTTTCGGTCCACCCGCGGATGCCTATGTGTCTTCTCCTTTTTTCACCGGATTCATTGAAGGCTACTTTACCTTGGACGCTCTCGGTGCTCTCGTATTTGGGATTGTGGTGATTACGGCCATTCGGGAACGAGGGCTAACAGATACTCGTGGGGTAACATCGGCTACGATAAAAGCTGGATTCATCGCCGCGACCGGGCTGAGCTTGGTCTATGTTGCCCTCGGGTATCTGGGAGCGGCTAGCCGAGAATTGCTCGGTCCGATGAGTAATGGAGGCGAGATTCTCTCGGGTGTCGTGGGACATTTACTGGGATGGGTAGGAATCGGATTGTTGGGGTTGGCGATCACCTTGGCATGCTTAACGACATCTGTCGGATTAGTGACAGCATGTGGGGAATACTTCGTCAAGTTGATGCCGCGGTCCTTTTCGTATCAGGCCTTGGTTGGAGGGCTCTGCTTATTTAGTATGGGACTCGCGAACCTCGGGTTAAACCAGATTCTCGCTTACTCGGTTCCACTCCTTATCGGACTTTACCCCTTGGCTATGGTATTGATCGTGTTGTCTTTCTTCGATCGATGGCTGGTTAAAACCTATGTGTATTCAGGGGCCATGATCGGCACGGGACTAGTAAGTATTGTAGATAGTTTGCAGAGAATGGTGTTGGATATATCCCAGGTGGTGTCGTGGTATGAGTGGCTGCCTCTCTATGAGCAAGGGTTGGGGTGGTTAGTTCCAGCGCTGATTGGGGGCTTACTGGGCTACTTCGTGCCCGTAAATAGGACTCGTGAGGAGAAGAAGGTGGCTTAG